In a single window of the Natator depressus isolate rNatDep1 chromosome 24, rNatDep2.hap1, whole genome shotgun sequence genome:
- the TUFT1 gene encoding tuftelin isoform X1 translates to METLSGACHQRSTEPTPRRASPGLLSEKDSVKVLRLTLQNDLPGERRDQVKQKPVGRAFAMVANRSSNGHSLASECIKSSDGNEEIIKVYLKARAEDKVKHEQNVSQLKSEVRYIQEARSSLKMLREDISSKLESRQGAKTNLQCAKVMFENQNGIWRYADGLHRNSLEDQEDDSGEDIEKIRETAKRLFTKLQEAEKRHQSDKTAFEMTTSQYQKEIEQTSAALKKAEEGMMEKEVKLEEVQRLMSGMEKEHQSLLLKMKEGEAELEKLRSLQNDKLAEQDRSAKLEKEVATLREKIHHLDDMLKSQQRKVRQMIEQLQNSKTVIHAKDVIIQELKERVAYLEAENLEMHDRIEHLIEKQTNPGSHSTRARSKSEYVSSKRSAKPLGPKPLPLIRVLET, encoded by the exons ATGGAAACGCTGAGTGGCGCGTGCCATCAGAGGAGCACTGAGCCAACACCCcgtagagccagccctgggctTCTCTCGGAAAAG GACAGTGTGAAAGTGCTACGGCTGACGTTGCAGAATGACCTTCCAGGCGAGAGACGTGATCAGGTGAAACAAAAG CCTGTTGGAAGGGCCTTTGCTATGGTGGCCAACAGATCAAGTAATGGCCATTCACTGGCTTCAGAATGCATCAAATCCAGCGATGGTAACGAGGAGATCATCAAG GTTTACTTGAAAGCAAGAGCTGAGGACAAGGTGAAGCATGAACAGAATGTCAGTCAGCTGAAAAGCGAAGTTCGTTACATTCAAGAG GCTAGAAGTTCTTTGAAGATGCTGCGGGAAGATATAAGTAGTAAACTTGAGAGCAGACAAGGAGCTAAGACTAACCTGCAATGTGCAAAG gTAATGTTCGAAAACCAGAATGGAATATGGCGATACGCTGATGGCTTGCATAGGAACTCCTTGGAGGATCAG GAGGATGATTCAGGAGAAGACATAGAAAAAATTCGTGAGACAGCAAAGAGATTGTTCACGAAACTGCAGGAGGCTGAGAAGCGGCATCAGTCCGACAAGACCGCATTTGAG ATGACAACCTCTCAATACCAGAAAGAAATAGAGCAAACCAGTGCAGCTCTGAAGAAGGCTGAGGAGGGCATGATGGAGAAGGAAGTGAAGCTGGAGGAAGTGCAGAGGCTCATGTCAGGGATGGAGAAG GAACATCAGAGTTTGCTGCTGAAGATGAAAGAAGGTGAAGCAGAGCTGGAGAAACTGAGAAGCCTGCAAAATGACAAGCTCGCCGAACAGGATAG GTCGGCCAAACTGGAGAAAGAAGTTGCCACCTTGCGGGAGAAGATACACCATCTCGATGACATGCTGAAGAGTCAGCAGCGCAAAGTCCGGCAGATGATTGAGCAG CTTCAGAATTCCAAAACAGTGATTCATGCAAAGGATGTGATTATTCAGGAGCTCAAAGAGAGAGTTGCCTACTTGGAAGCTGAG AATCTGGAGATGCACGATCGTATTGAGCACCTGATCGAGAAGCAAACCAACCCTGGCAGCCATAGCACCAGAGCTCGCTCAAAATCTGAGTATGTGAGCAG TAAAAGGTCGGCGAAGCCCCTTGGACCCAAGCCCCTCCCTCTCATCAGAGTGCTGGAAACATGA
- the TUFT1 gene encoding tuftelin isoform X2, translating into MSEVRSVCTLAEVRPGGDNPDSVKVLRLTLQNDLPGERRDQVKQKPVGRAFAMVANRSSNGHSLASECIKSSDGNEEIIKVYLKARAEDKVKHEQNVSQLKSEVRYIQEARSSLKMLREDISSKLESRQGAKTNLQCAKVMFENQNGIWRYADGLHRNSLEDQEDDSGEDIEKIRETAKRLFTKLQEAEKRHQSDKTAFEMTTSQYQKEIEQTSAALKKAEEGMMEKEVKLEEVQRLMSGMEKEHQSLLLKMKEGEAELEKLRSLQNDKLAEQDRSAKLEKEVATLREKIHHLDDMLKSQQRKVRQMIEQLQNSKTVIHAKDVIIQELKERVAYLEAENLEMHDRIEHLIEKQTNPGSHSTRARSKSEYVSSKRSAKPLGPKPLPLIRVLET; encoded by the exons ATGAGCGAGGTGCGGAGCGTGTGCACGCTGGCCGAGGTGCGGCCGGGCGGCGACAATCCG GACAGTGTGAAAGTGCTACGGCTGACGTTGCAGAATGACCTTCCAGGCGAGAGACGTGATCAGGTGAAACAAAAG CCTGTTGGAAGGGCCTTTGCTATGGTGGCCAACAGATCAAGTAATGGCCATTCACTGGCTTCAGAATGCATCAAATCCAGCGATGGTAACGAGGAGATCATCAAG GTTTACTTGAAAGCAAGAGCTGAGGACAAGGTGAAGCATGAACAGAATGTCAGTCAGCTGAAAAGCGAAGTTCGTTACATTCAAGAG GCTAGAAGTTCTTTGAAGATGCTGCGGGAAGATATAAGTAGTAAACTTGAGAGCAGACAAGGAGCTAAGACTAACCTGCAATGTGCAAAG gTAATGTTCGAAAACCAGAATGGAATATGGCGATACGCTGATGGCTTGCATAGGAACTCCTTGGAGGATCAG GAGGATGATTCAGGAGAAGACATAGAAAAAATTCGTGAGACAGCAAAGAGATTGTTCACGAAACTGCAGGAGGCTGAGAAGCGGCATCAGTCCGACAAGACCGCATTTGAG ATGACAACCTCTCAATACCAGAAAGAAATAGAGCAAACCAGTGCAGCTCTGAAGAAGGCTGAGGAGGGCATGATGGAGAAGGAAGTGAAGCTGGAGGAAGTGCAGAGGCTCATGTCAGGGATGGAGAAG GAACATCAGAGTTTGCTGCTGAAGATGAAAGAAGGTGAAGCAGAGCTGGAGAAACTGAGAAGCCTGCAAAATGACAAGCTCGCCGAACAGGATAG GTCGGCCAAACTGGAGAAAGAAGTTGCCACCTTGCGGGAGAAGATACACCATCTCGATGACATGCTGAAGAGTCAGCAGCGCAAAGTCCGGCAGATGATTGAGCAG CTTCAGAATTCCAAAACAGTGATTCATGCAAAGGATGTGATTATTCAGGAGCTCAAAGAGAGAGTTGCCTACTTGGAAGCTGAG AATCTGGAGATGCACGATCGTATTGAGCACCTGATCGAGAAGCAAACCAACCCTGGCAGCCATAGCACCAGAGCTCGCTCAAAATCTGAGTATGTGAGCAG TAAAAGGTCGGCGAAGCCCCTTGGACCCAAGCCCCTCCCTCTCATCAGAGTGCTGGAAACATGA
- the TUFT1 gene encoding tuftelin isoform X3, translated as METLSGACHQRSTEPTPRRASPGLLSEKDSVKVLRLTLQNDLPGERRDQVKQKPVGRAFAMVANRSSNGHSLASECIKSSDGNEEIIKVYLKARAEDKVKHEQNVSQLKSEVRYIQEVMFENQNGIWRYADGLHRNSLEDQEDDSGEDIEKIRETAKRLFTKLQEAEKRHQSDKTAFEMTTSQYQKEIEQTSAALKKAEEGMMEKEVKLEEVQRLMSGMEKEHQSLLLKMKEGEAELEKLRSLQNDKLAEQDRSAKLEKEVATLREKIHHLDDMLKSQQRKVRQMIEQLQNSKTVIHAKDVIIQELKERVAYLEAENLEMHDRIEHLIEKQTNPGSHSTRARSKSEYVSSKRSAKPLGPKPLPLIRVLET; from the exons ATGGAAACGCTGAGTGGCGCGTGCCATCAGAGGAGCACTGAGCCAACACCCcgtagagccagccctgggctTCTCTCGGAAAAG GACAGTGTGAAAGTGCTACGGCTGACGTTGCAGAATGACCTTCCAGGCGAGAGACGTGATCAGGTGAAACAAAAG CCTGTTGGAAGGGCCTTTGCTATGGTGGCCAACAGATCAAGTAATGGCCATTCACTGGCTTCAGAATGCATCAAATCCAGCGATGGTAACGAGGAGATCATCAAG GTTTACTTGAAAGCAAGAGCTGAGGACAAGGTGAAGCATGAACAGAATGTCAGTCAGCTGAAAAGCGAAGTTCGTTACATTCAAGAG gTAATGTTCGAAAACCAGAATGGAATATGGCGATACGCTGATGGCTTGCATAGGAACTCCTTGGAGGATCAG GAGGATGATTCAGGAGAAGACATAGAAAAAATTCGTGAGACAGCAAAGAGATTGTTCACGAAACTGCAGGAGGCTGAGAAGCGGCATCAGTCCGACAAGACCGCATTTGAG ATGACAACCTCTCAATACCAGAAAGAAATAGAGCAAACCAGTGCAGCTCTGAAGAAGGCTGAGGAGGGCATGATGGAGAAGGAAGTGAAGCTGGAGGAAGTGCAGAGGCTCATGTCAGGGATGGAGAAG GAACATCAGAGTTTGCTGCTGAAGATGAAAGAAGGTGAAGCAGAGCTGGAGAAACTGAGAAGCCTGCAAAATGACAAGCTCGCCGAACAGGATAG GTCGGCCAAACTGGAGAAAGAAGTTGCCACCTTGCGGGAGAAGATACACCATCTCGATGACATGCTGAAGAGTCAGCAGCGCAAAGTCCGGCAGATGATTGAGCAG CTTCAGAATTCCAAAACAGTGATTCATGCAAAGGATGTGATTATTCAGGAGCTCAAAGAGAGAGTTGCCTACTTGGAAGCTGAG AATCTGGAGATGCACGATCGTATTGAGCACCTGATCGAGAAGCAAACCAACCCTGGCAGCCATAGCACCAGAGCTCGCTCAAAATCTGAGTATGTGAGCAG TAAAAGGTCGGCGAAGCCCCTTGGACCCAAGCCCCTCCCTCTCATCAGAGTGCTGGAAACATGA